The segment GCTTTGGTGCGTCGCCAGATTGCGGCGGATGTCGCGGGAAATGTCTTCCAGCTGACGGATGACGGCTTGAGCTCGTTTCACCTCACGGCGCGCGCGGCTTTGTTCGGCGACAGCGGCGCTGGCGTTGCGTTTCCCTAGGAAATAGCCGATCAAAGCGACAAGCGCCAAGGCTACCGGGACCGGGATTCCGAGCATCCAGTTTTCCATTTCTCGAATTTCCTATCGAGCTGCACTTCAGGCGGTGGGGAGTTTGCCGTGAGGAAACGTCTAAGCGTTCGTGCGATTGCCGACTCCGCGCATGCACAACACGCCGAAAATCACTGCGAAGATAAAAACGTACGTCCAGTCGTTCGAGTCCATACGCTCGATGAACTGCTCAAGGTTTCGGAACGATGTGTGGAGGTATTCGCGCATTTTCGGAATTGCCGGCAGGAATTGCGGAGCCGTCGTCTCTTACAGGGAACTTTACGTCACAAATTCGCCAACGGGTAAAATGCAGCCTCTTGTTGGGGAATTCTCACCGGGAGAATCCGATCGCAGCGATCGCGCCGGTTATACGGCCCCTCCCTGGTCGCGAGGGGTGCGTAAAAAAAGACCGCTTCCCAAAGAAAGCGGTCTTCACAGGTTTTCCGTCATCGGTCGCCGCAGACTAGCAGCGGAACTGGCCGACCATCTTCTGGATCTTGTCGGCCACCCGGGTCAGTTCCAGGCTGACGTCGCGGGTCTTCGCCGAGTCTTCGGCGGCGTCGTCCGCCGACTTCTTGACTCCGACGATGTTGCGGCTGACTTCGGTGCTGGCCTGAGTCGACTGTTCCAGGCTGACCGTCACGCCGCGAACGTTGGTCGAAGCGGACGACAGGTTCCGCGAGATCTCCTTGGTCGCGATGCTCTGTTGCTCGACCGCGGCGGCGATCGAACGGGAGACCGAGTCGACGTTGTGGATCACGGTCAGAACCTTGCCGATCGATTCGACGGCGTTTTGCGACGACTCTTGAATTCGCGAGATCCGTTGGCGAATGTCTTCGGTCGCCGTCGCGGTCTGGCGGGCCAGGTCTTTGACTTCGGTCGCGACCACGGCGAACCCTTTACCGGCGTCGCCGGCGCGGGCCGCTTCAATCGTCGCGTTAAGAGCCAGCAAGTTGGTTTGCTCGGCGATTTCCTGAATCACTTCGGTCACCTTGCCGATTTCGATCGCGGCCTGGCCGAGAGCCGAAACGGTGGTGTTGCTCGCTTCGACCAACTGCGACGCTTCTCGCGACGTATTGGTGGCGTTTTCGGCGTTGCGAGCGATTTCGACCACGCTGGAGGTCATCTCTTCGACCGCCGCGGCGACCGATTCGATGGTGCGATTCATCTCGCGAGTGCTGGTCGAGATCGATTCCATATTGACCGACATTTCTTCGGCGGCGGCGGCGACGCTGGTCGATTGATCCTGCGTGCTGCGGGCGCCTTCGGTCATGCGGCCCGAGGTCGCATTCAACTGATTCGACGAGTTCGACAGCGTCTGGGTGTCCCCCATCAGTTCGCGGACGATTTCGTGAATCTTGCTGACGAACAGGTTGAACGAACCGGCCAGGCGGCCCAATTCGTCGTGCTTGTTTTCCGGCAAACGCTGGGTCAAGTCGCCGTCGCCCTGGGCGATTTCGTCCAGCAGTTTGGTGGTCGCATCGAGCGGAAGGAGGATCGAGCGAGCGATCAGCCAGCCGCAGACCAGCATCGCAACGATCGCCAGGCCGCCGATTGAGCAGAGGATCCAGATGTTTTGGGCCGCTTCGGCGCGGATTTGCACGGCGGTGGCCAGCACTTCGTCGCGAGCTGCGTTGGCTTCGGCCCGCTTCTGGGCGATTCGTTCTTGTTTCGCTTCCAGCTTGGTGCGGGTGCGAGCCAGCGAGGCTTCTTGGGCTTCGGTTACGGCGTCCAATCGGCCGCGGAAGTCGCTGAAGGATTCAAGTCCGTAGCCGTAGTCGCTGGCGTCGCGAACTTCGTCCTTTTTGCTCGGGTCCTGCGCGTCGGCGAAGATCTTACGCGACGCTTCGGCCCAGGCGTTGAACTTCTCCATCAGGCCGTCGTAGACGACTTGGACTTCAGGATCGTTCATTCCTTCGGCCGCCAGGCGAAGCCGTTTGTCGGCTTGTCCGATGTTTTCTTCCTGGGTCGCTTTGGCGACTTCAAATTTTTCTTTGTCGGTCGCAGCGAGAGCCAGCTTCTCGGCGATGATCGCCTGGTGAACGTCGCGATCGGCTTGCAGCATCAGTTCGATGCTTTCCTGCATCTGACGCAGTTCCGGCAGGTCTTTGTTAATGACCGGCAACATTTCGTCTTCGATCAACGGCGCGATTTCGTGGTCGATCAAGTGAACGAATTTTTCGTCGATGACTTGATCGAGCTGCCCCAGCAGAAAGCTGGAAGTTCGCCAGCCAAGACCAGCGATGAAGGCGAGTGCCAAGCAACTGAGCGTTACCTGAACGATGATCTTTCGTTTGATGCTCATGAAACTAATCCCGGACCTTTCGTTTGCTTTCCGTACACGCATCCTCGAATGCGATGTGGAAACATAGGTTTGCATAAACGAAGGCTGGG is part of the Blastopirellula sediminis genome and harbors:
- a CDS encoding methyl-accepting chemotaxis protein; amino-acid sequence: MSIKRKIIVQVTLSCLALAFIAGLGWRTSSFLLGQLDQVIDEKFVHLIDHEIAPLIEDEMLPVINKDLPELRQMQESIELMLQADRDVHQAIIAEKLALAATDKEKFEVAKATQEENIGQADKRLRLAAEGMNDPEVQVVYDGLMEKFNAWAEASRKIFADAQDPSKKDEVRDASDYGYGLESFSDFRGRLDAVTEAQEASLARTRTKLEAKQERIAQKRAEANAARDEVLATAVQIRAEAAQNIWILCSIGGLAIVAMLVCGWLIARSILLPLDATTKLLDEIAQGDGDLTQRLPENKHDELGRLAGSFNLFVSKIHEIVRELMGDTQTLSNSSNQLNATSGRMTEGARSTQDQSTSVAAAAEEMSVNMESISTSTREMNRTIESVAAAVEEMTSSVVEIARNAENATNTSREASQLVEASNTTVSALGQAAIEIGKVTEVIQEIAEQTNLLALNATIEAARAGDAGKGFAVVATEVKDLARQTATATEDIRQRISRIQESSQNAVESIGKVLTVIHNVDSVSRSIAAAVEQQSIATKEISRNLSSASTNVRGVTVSLEQSTQASTEVSRNIVGVKKSADDAAEDSAKTRDVSLELTRVADKIQKMVGQFRC